One genomic segment of Oxobacter pfennigii includes these proteins:
- a CDS encoding superoxide dismutase family protein: MEKTNIAKADIKGGPLAPDIRGVVYFLDAMDGTYVFAEVYGLPDYQPGSDSKLPIGPHGFHIHEKGSCEVGDPENPFQSAGSHWNPTNQPHGNHAGDFPVLFSNHGKAIMYFFTDKFTVSDVLGKAMIIHESPDDFKSQPAGNAGRRLACGVINNKQIGYL; the protein is encoded by the coding sequence ATGGAAAAGACAAATATAGCAAAAGCAGATATTAAAGGAGGTCCTTTAGCACCCGATATAAGAGGCGTGGTATACTTTTTGGATGCGATGGACGGTACTTATGTATTTGCCGAAGTTTACGGCCTTCCCGACTACCAGCCGGGCAGTGACAGCAAGCTTCCAATAGGCCCTCACGGATTTCATATTCATGAAAAGGGCAGCTGTGAAGTTGGCGACCCAGAAAACCCTTTCCAGTCTGCCGGAAGCCACTGGAATCCTACAAACCAGCCTCACGGCAATCATGCCGGAGATTTCCCCGTGCTCTTTTCCAACCACGGCAAGGCTATAATGTATTTTTTCACCGACAAATTTACTGTCAGCGATGTACTTGGCAAAGCTATGATAATTCATGAAAGCCCCGACGATTTTAAAAGCCAGCCGGCAGGAAACGCCGGAAGGAGATTAGCCTGCGGGGTAATAAACAATAAACAAATTGGATACTTATAA
- the lspA gene encoding signal peptidase II produces MLWTAIIILIIVLDQATKYIISGAIPLNDSVTVIDGFFYISHVLNKGAAWSILQNKRYFFIVTTVLVCIFIAYYLFRLRNKIVRTALSFIMGGAIGNLTDRIMTGSVVDFLEFHFGTYIFPVFNVADIFIVTGTILLAYCILTSKEEFNL; encoded by the coding sequence ATGCTTTGGACTGCGATAATAATTTTGATAATAGTGCTGGATCAGGCTACCAAATATATTATATCGGGTGCCATACCATTGAATGATTCGGTAACGGTAATTGACGGATTCTTTTATATATCCCATGTGCTGAACAAAGGGGCAGCCTGGAGCATTCTGCAAAATAAAAGGTACTTTTTCATAGTTACAACGGTGCTTGTGTGCATATTCATAGCTTATTACCTTTTCAGGCTTAGAAATAAGATTGTAAGGACGGCATTGTCCTTTATAATGGGAGGGGCCATAGGAAATTTAACTGACAGGATTATGACAGGCAGCGTAGTAGATTTTCTGGAATTTCATTTTGGAACCTATATATTCCCTGTGTTTAACGTGGCGGACATATTTATAGTGACAGGCACAATACTTTTGGCTTACTGTATTTTAACATCAAAAGAAGAATTCAATTTATAA
- a CDS encoding DegT/DnrJ/EryC1/StrS family aminotransferase: MKVNFYTSQREYQEKKAEFDKAIENVLKDGISTLGKEVADLEKSIMEFTSAKYAVGVASGTDALVLASDILGFKNGSEVITSPFTFLASTSCIARHGGQPVFVDIDEETFNIDAAKIEDAVTDKTVGIVPIHLFCQMADMDSIMDIAARHNLKVLEDAAEAFGMSWKGKGSKYKHAGTIGDYGIYSFFPTKTLGAYGDGGMIVTNDEGLYKLAKSYRVHGATEKYHYDYIGYNSRLDTIQAAILLVKMKYMREAITKREVIANWYFDRLKDCQGLRFPKIKGEQHPVYYVFNILAENRDGLVEHLKKNQVQYSIYYPLPLHLQKCFSYLGYKKGDFPVSERVCTEIAALPIYPEITEDEVDFVCHTIRNFYK, encoded by the coding sequence ATGAAAGTAAACTTTTATACATCTCAAAGGGAATACCAGGAGAAAAAGGCTGAGTTTGACAAGGCCATAGAAAATGTGTTGAAGGACGGCATATCCACACTGGGCAAAGAAGTTGCCGACCTTGAAAAATCCATAATGGAGTTTACCAGCGCCAAATACGCCGTAGGCGTCGCATCAGGCACCGATGCTCTTGTTCTGGCTTCGGATATTTTAGGCTTTAAAAATGGCAGTGAGGTAATCACATCCCCCTTTACATTCTTAGCCTCCACCTCCTGCATTGCAAGGCATGGGGGGCAGCCGGTATTTGTTGATATCGACGAGGAAACCTTTAACATTGATGCCGCCAAAATCGAGGATGCCGTGACGGATAAAACGGTAGGCATAGTTCCCATCCACCTTTTCTGCCAGATGGCGGACATGGATTCAATCATGGATATAGCAGCAAGGCACAACTTAAAGGTTTTAGAGGACGCTGCGGAAGCCTTCGGAATGTCCTGGAAAGGAAAAGGCAGTAAATACAAGCACGCCGGCACCATCGGTGACTACGGCATATATTCCTTCTTCCCTACAAAAACACTGGGGGCATATGGTGACGGCGGCATGATTGTGACCAATGATGAAGGCCTTTACAAGCTGGCAAAATCCTACAGGGTACACGGAGCCACTGAAAAATATCATTACGATTACATAGGATACAACTCCCGCTTAGATACAATCCAGGCTGCCATACTCCTGGTAAAAATGAAATACATGAGAGAAGCCATTACAAAAAGGGAGGTTATCGCCAATTGGTATTTTGACAGATTAAAGGATTGTCAAGGCTTAAGGTTCCCCAAAATAAAGGGAGAGCAGCATCCCGTATACTATGTTTTCAACATTTTAGCTGAAAACAGGGATGGACTTGTTGAGCATCTTAAGAAAAACCAAGTGCAGTATTCCATATATTATCCCCTTCCCTTGCATCTCCAAAAATGTTTCAGCTATTTAGGCTACAAGAAGGGTGATTTTCCCGTATCGGAAAGGGTTTGCACCGAGATTGCAGCACTTCCCATTTATCCTGAGATAACCGAGGATGAAGTGGATTTCGTATGCCACACCATAAGAAACTTTTATAAATAG
- the metA gene encoding homoserine O-acetyltransferase MetA, which produces MPIKIPDNLPAAEVLNSENIFVMGEDRAYHQDIRPLKIAILNLMPTKISTETQLLRLLANSPLQVDITLFLPKDHESKNTPAEHLKNFYTTFDSIKHEKFDGMIITGAPIEHLEFYEVDYWDELKEIMNWSLRNVYSTLHICWGAQAGLYHHYGIPKYPLKEKMFGVFPHTVEKLGVKLLRGFDDEFYVPQSRHTEIRKEDIVKMPSLDILAQSEESGVYLVASKDGRQIFITGHPEYDPLTLKAEYDRDVAKGVPIEVPKHYFKDDDPAKAPVSRWRSHANLLYANWLNYYVYQETPYDLNALE; this is translated from the coding sequence ATGCCAATAAAAATACCGGATAACCTTCCGGCAGCTGAAGTACTTAACAGTGAAAATATTTTCGTGATGGGTGAAGACAGGGCTTACCATCAGGACATCCGCCCGTTAAAGATAGCCATATTAAATTTGATGCCTACAAAAATTTCAACGGAGACGCAGCTTTTAAGGCTTCTCGCCAATTCACCCCTTCAGGTGGATATTACGCTGTTTCTGCCAAAGGACCACGAAAGCAAGAACACCCCGGCAGAGCATCTTAAGAACTTTTATACCACCTTTGACAGCATAAAGCATGAGAAATTCGATGGCATGATAATAACGGGAGCTCCTATTGAACATCTGGAATTTTATGAAGTGGATTACTGGGATGAGCTTAAGGAGATTATGAACTGGAGCCTCCGCAATGTATATTCCACGTTGCACATATGCTGGGGAGCCCAGGCAGGACTTTATCACCATTATGGAATACCTAAATACCCCCTCAAGGAAAAAATGTTCGGTGTATTCCCCCATACCGTTGAAAAACTGGGAGTAAAGCTATTAAGAGGGTTTGATGATGAATTTTATGTGCCGCAATCCCGGCACACGGAAATAAGAAAAGAGGATATAGTTAAGATGCCAAGCCTTGATATTCTTGCCCAATCGGAAGAGTCGGGCGTATATTTGGTAGCTTCAAAGGACGGAAGGCAGATTTTTATAACCGGCCATCCCGAATATGATCCTTTAACCCTGAAGGCAGAATACGACAGAGATGTTGCAAAGGGTGTTCCCATAGAGGTGCCAAAGCATTATTTCAAGGATGACGACCCGGCAAAAGCCCCCGTTTCAAGGTGGAGAAGCCATGCAAACCTTTTATATGCAAATTGGCTCAACTACTATGTATACCAGGAGACACCATATGATTTAAACGCACTGGAGTAA
- a CDS encoding MerR family transcriptional regulator, with protein sequence MSLGNDEAMFTVGEFAAKAGVTHRTLRYYDSIGLLQPSAHNKSGHRLYSLEDFARLQKIMTLKFIGLPLDDIGNIIKYDIDGKGFKNPLELQKQVMTQKIRHMQEVSAAIDEALLMLNKGEKLNWDKFINIITAINADINWPAQYQNASNLKTRIKVHEDYSTNNQGWMEWFFKQLNLPDNANILELGCGDASLWVKNFAFIPDGWSIMLTDFSPGMLKDAKSNLKNKNNRFKFKMADAQMIPFEDETFDAVIANHMLYHVPDIEKSLSEVHRVLKPKGIFYASTVGKKHMSELRDIIQKFDCRLITIKSWEHTEKFHLENGMDKVSKLFKNVKLKRYEDNLIVTEAKPLMDYIFSMPGNARQGFSEEKLMEFKIFLDNEISVSNGIFISKDTGFFYGTK encoded by the coding sequence ATGTCGTTGGGAAATGATGAAGCCATGTTCACCGTAGGAGAGTTTGCTGCAAAGGCAGGAGTTACACACAGGACTCTGAGGTATTACGACAGTATAGGCCTTTTGCAGCCCAGCGCCCATAATAAGTCAGGCCACAGGCTTTACTCGCTGGAAGACTTTGCAAGGCTCCAAAAGATTATGACCTTAAAATTTATAGGTTTGCCCCTTGATGATATAGGAAACATTATTAAATATGATATTGATGGCAAAGGCTTTAAAAATCCGCTGGAGCTTCAAAAACAGGTGATGACTCAGAAGATCCGGCATATGCAAGAGGTTTCAGCAGCCATCGACGAGGCTCTTTTAATGCTTAATAAAGGAGAAAAACTTAATTGGGACAAATTTATAAATATCATAACTGCAATCAATGCGGACATAAACTGGCCGGCGCAATATCAAAATGCCTCCAATTTAAAGACCAGGATTAAAGTTCATGAAGATTACAGCACGAACAATCAGGGCTGGATGGAATGGTTTTTTAAACAATTAAATCTTCCTGATAATGCAAATATTTTGGAATTAGGCTGCGGTGATGCCAGTCTATGGGTAAAAAATTTTGCCTTTATCCCTGATGGCTGGAGCATAATGCTGACGGATTTCTCTCCCGGTATGCTGAAGGATGCAAAGTCTAATTTGAAGAATAAGAATAACAGGTTTAAATTCAAAATGGCGGATGCTCAGATGATACCCTTTGAAGATGAAACCTTCGATGCTGTTATAGCCAACCACATGCTCTACCATGTGCCTGACATTGAAAAATCCCTGTCAGAAGTTCACAGAGTCCTTAAACCCAAAGGTATATTCTATGCTTCTACCGTGGGTAAAAAACACATGTCTGAGCTTAGGGATATAATACAAAAATTTGATTGCCGGCTTATAACAATTAAAAGCTGGGAGCATACCGAAAAATTTCACCTGGAAAATGGAATGGATAAGGTTTCAAAATTGTTCAAAAATGTTAAACTAAAAAGGTATGAAGATAATTTAATTGTCACTGAAGCAAAGCCCTTGATGGATTATATTTTTTCCATGCCGGGCAACGCAAGACAGGGGTTTTCCGAAGAAAAACTAATGGAGTTTAAAATATTTCTGGATAATGAGATATCTGTAAGTAACGGCATATTCATATCCAAAGACACAGGATTTTTTTATGGAACAAAATAA
- a CDS encoding DegT/DnrJ/EryC1/StrS family aminotransferase has protein sequence MKHKSIPFSPPDISQAEIDAVVDVLKSGWITSGPKVAAFEEKIAQYLNAQHAVALASATAGMELILKVFNITSGDDVITTPYTYTATASVALHRGIKPIFVDTQKDSFMIDINRLYDAITPKTRAILTVDFGGVPVDYDAVKEVLKAKKREDILLISDSAHSLGASYKGQKVGAQFDFHVFSFHAVKNLTTAEGGAITYNDKASFGKEDLFREFKYTALHGQSKDALSKMKAGAWKYDILTDGFKCNMTDTLAAIGLVQLERYNDMLKKREEIFDLYTKLLSQNDWAEIPFKKDNGTETSYHLYPLRIKGFKEEQRDALIQMLADKGIGTNVHFIPLPMFTLYKGLGYKIEDYPNAYNQYANEITLPLYSTLALEDAEYVAKETIACTKEILKAGGL, from the coding sequence ATGAAACATAAAAGCATACCCTTCTCTCCCCCGGATATAAGCCAGGCGGAAATAGATGCTGTAGTTGATGTCTTAAAATCAGGCTGGATTACCTCCGGCCCCAAGGTGGCAGCCTTTGAAGAAAAAATTGCGCAATACTTAAATGCACAGCACGCCGTAGCCCTGGCCAGTGCCACTGCGGGCATGGAGCTTATACTTAAGGTTTTTAATATCACATCAGGAGATGATGTAATAACAACCCCCTATACCTATACCGCTACGGCCAGCGTTGCCCTGCACCGCGGGATAAAGCCGATTTTTGTGGATACTCAAAAGGACAGCTTCATGATTGATATAAACAGGCTGTATGATGCAATAACCCCAAAGACCAGGGCAATATTGACGGTGGACTTCGGGGGAGTTCCGGTGGATTACGACGCTGTAAAAGAGGTTTTAAAGGCTAAAAAAAGAGAGGATATACTGCTTATCTCCGACTCTGCCCACTCCCTCGGTGCATCATACAAGGGGCAAAAGGTAGGGGCACAATTTGATTTTCACGTATTCTCCTTCCATGCCGTAAAGAATCTTACTACGGCGGAAGGCGGAGCAATCACGTACAATGACAAGGCTTCTTTTGGCAAGGAGGATTTGTTCCGGGAATTCAAATATACCGCCCTTCATGGCCAGAGCAAGGACGCTTTATCAAAAATGAAGGCAGGAGCCTGGAAATACGATATATTGACCGACGGCTTCAAATGCAATATGACAGATACATTGGCCGCCATAGGTCTGGTACAGTTAGAACGTTATAATGATATGCTCAAAAAGAGGGAGGAAATATTTGACCTTTATACAAAATTGCTTTCCCAAAATGATTGGGCGGAAATTCCTTTTAAAAAGGATAATGGCACCGAGACCTCCTATCACCTGTATCCCCTGCGGATAAAGGGCTTTAAGGAAGAACAGAGGGATGCGCTTATACAAATGCTGGCAGACAAGGGTATAGGCACAAACGTGCACTTTATTCCCTTACCAATGTTTACATTATACAAAGGCCTGGGATATAAAATTGAAGATTATCCCAATGCCTATAATCAATATGCCAATGAAATAACTCTGCCTCTATATTCCACCCTTGCCTTAGAAGACGCGGAATATGTGGCAAAGGAAACAATTGCTTGTACAAAAGAGATATTAAAGGCTGGTGGATTATAA